The following are encoded in a window of Kaistia algarum genomic DNA:
- a CDS encoding YgaP family membrane protein: MSIDRAVMMFAGFVVLVSLALGHWVSPYWLLLTTFVGLNLIQASVTGFCPAAMILKKLGVQPGKAFS; the protein is encoded by the coding sequence ATGAGCATTGATCGCGCCGTCATGATGTTTGCGGGTTTCGTCGTCCTGGTGTCGCTGGCGCTCGGGCACTGGGTATCGCCCTATTGGCTGTTGCTGACCACCTTCGTCGGTCTCAACCTGATCCAGGCGTCGGTCACCGGCTTCTGCCCCGCGGCGATGATCCTGAAGAAACTCGGCGTCCAGCCGGGTAAGGCCTTTTCCTGA
- a CDS encoding efflux RND transporter periplasmic adaptor subunit, which translates to MKRLKFSLLCLAVAACLSPAGAAEFVAKIQTVPELKAVYGEVESSNVVPARARIGGTIRAIKVEEGQEVSEGEVVAEVVDDKLALQLDAADARIKQVQSQLASAQLDLDRAQQLLQRGVASQARVDQAKTAYDVAVNQVAAAQSDRAVIQQQAQEGAVLAPATGRVLSVPVTLGSVLLAGESVARIATGQYYLRLSLPERHAAQIRTDATVLVGQRGLSSAEGGAPPATREGRIAKVYPEISDGRVTADVAVDGIGDYFVNERTLVWIPVGSRQAIGIPPEAVTTKHGVDYVRLVGGEGEMDVAVILGSTFEQGGKTYVDVLTGLRDGDRILLPEATK; encoded by the coding sequence ATGAAACGCCTGAAATTCTCGCTGCTCTGTCTCGCCGTTGCGGCCTGTCTCTCGCCTGCCGGAGCGGCCGAGTTCGTTGCGAAGATCCAGACCGTCCCCGAACTCAAGGCCGTGTATGGCGAGGTCGAGAGCAGCAATGTCGTGCCGGCTCGCGCCCGAATCGGCGGAACCATCCGCGCGATCAAGGTAGAGGAGGGGCAGGAGGTCAGCGAGGGCGAGGTCGTGGCCGAAGTGGTCGACGACAAGCTGGCGCTGCAGCTCGATGCCGCCGATGCACGCATCAAGCAGGTCCAATCGCAGCTCGCCAGCGCCCAGCTCGATCTTGACCGGGCTCAGCAGCTCTTGCAGCGCGGCGTGGCCAGCCAGGCGCGCGTCGATCAGGCGAAGACCGCCTATGACGTCGCCGTCAACCAGGTCGCCGCCGCCCAGTCGGACCGCGCCGTCATCCAGCAGCAGGCCCAGGAAGGCGCGGTTCTGGCGCCAGCGACCGGAAGGGTTCTTTCGGTTCCGGTCACGCTTGGCTCGGTACTGCTGGCCGGAGAAAGCGTGGCACGGATCGCCACCGGCCAGTATTATCTGCGGTTGTCGCTCCCAGAGCGGCATGCGGCGCAGATCCGTACGGATGCGACCGTGCTGGTCGGCCAGCGCGGCCTCTCGTCGGCCGAAGGCGGAGCACCGCCGGCGACACGCGAAGGCCGGATCGCCAAGGTCTATCCGGAGATATCGGACGGGCGCGTGACCGCCGACGTCGCCGTCGATGGCATTGGCGACTATTTCGTCAATGAGCGCACCCTGGTCTGGATTCCGGTCGGCAGTCGCCAAGCGATCGGCATTCCGCCGGAGGCCGTCACCACCAAGCATGGCGTCGACTATGTGCGGCTCGTCGGTGGCGAAGGCGAAATGGATGTCGCCGTGATCCTCGGCTCGACCTTCGAACAAGGCGGCAAGACCTATGTCGACGTCCTGACTGGGCTTCGCGACGGCGACCGCATCCTCCTGCCGGAAGCCACGAAATGA
- a CDS encoding efflux RND transporter permease subunit has translation MKLGIAGNLTRTFIASPLTPLFLLAAFALGLVALITLPREEEPQILVPMVDVHVSADGLKAEDAAKLVTEPLETIVKSIAGVEHVYSHTEDDGVLLTARFQVGTNSDAAVLRVSEKIHANMDRIPVGIAEPLIVGRGIDDVAIVVVTLTPTQGAASRWTENDLTRLARELQVEVAKLPDIGRTYISGEQGEEIRVEPDPEKLSLYGITLAQLQAKIAGANRSFQVGLVRDNGEQRTLVAGQTLQTLTEIGNLLVTARDGRPVYVRDVANVRLVTEPNEARVTEIRKTGSGLDRVPAVSLAIAKRPGTNAVVIADAITERLEQVRGQIFPEDVEMTITRNYGESANEKANELLFHLGLATISIVVLVAIAIGWREAIVVAIVIPTTILLTLFASRIMGYTLNRVSLFALIFSIGILVDDAIVVIENIARHWAMKDGRPRAQAAIEAVAEVGNPTIVATLTVIAALLPMLFVSGMMGPYMSPIPANASAAMLFSFFVAVILTPWLMMRFGRKGNDGGHAHGHDAGQGGWLGRAYAAVARPVLKTRARSWTFLLIVGAATIASLGLIYTQHVTVKLLPFDNKTELQIVVDLPPGSSVEATDRTLQQIVDRLGAVPEVVSFQSYAGTNSPFNFNGLVRQYYMRSSPNQGDVVVNLTPKGDRVRASHAIAVDLREKLKGLDLPAGTAIKVVEPPPGPPVLGTLLAEIYGPDPDTRRAVATKVREIFASIPFIVDVDDSFHTQPTRLRMAIDQDNLEYYKVEQSDAYDAINALYGGTTVGYSHRGGGRQPIPIRLALSKSDGVVDERGLAVPVPADALPGGRGVVELGDIVKVTREPASFPIFRHNGRAAEMVTAELAGAFEAPVYGMIAVSDAIDKADWGNLPKPVIALHGQPDDESHPTLLWDGEWEVTWVTFRDMGAAFGVAILGIYILVVAQFGSFRLPLVVLTPIPLTFIGIMIGHWIFGAPFSATSMIGFIALAGIIVRNSILLIDFIRHAQTPDRPRIDVLIEAGSIRFKPILLTALAAMIGAAVILTDPIFQGLAISLLFGLASSTALTVLVIPAIYVALRGPGVPKRKTEV, from the coding sequence ATGAAACTCGGTATCGCCGGCAATCTGACCCGGACGTTCATCGCCTCGCCGCTGACGCCCCTGTTCCTTCTCGCCGCTTTCGCGCTCGGTCTCGTCGCTCTCATCACGCTGCCGCGCGAGGAGGAGCCGCAGATCCTGGTCCCGATGGTCGATGTCCACGTTTCGGCCGACGGCCTGAAGGCGGAGGACGCCGCCAAGCTGGTCACCGAGCCGCTCGAGACCATCGTCAAGAGCATAGCCGGCGTCGAACATGTCTATTCGCACACCGAAGATGACGGCGTGCTGCTGACGGCGCGTTTCCAGGTCGGCACCAATTCGGATGCGGCGGTCCTTCGGGTCAGCGAAAAGATCCACGCGAATATGGACCGGATCCCCGTCGGCATTGCCGAGCCGCTGATCGTCGGCCGCGGCATCGACGACGTCGCCATCGTCGTCGTGACGCTGACCCCGACGCAGGGGGCCGCTTCGCGCTGGACTGAGAACGACCTGACCCGCCTTGCGCGCGAGCTTCAGGTCGAGGTCGCGAAGCTGCCGGATATCGGACGCACCTATATCTCCGGCGAGCAGGGTGAGGAAATCCGCGTCGAGCCCGATCCGGAGAAGCTATCGCTCTACGGCATCACGCTCGCGCAGCTACAGGCCAAGATCGCCGGCGCCAACCGTTCGTTTCAGGTCGGGCTGGTGCGCGACAACGGTGAGCAGCGCACGCTCGTCGCCGGCCAGACTCTGCAGACCTTGACCGAGATCGGCAATCTGCTCGTCACGGCCCGCGACGGCCGGCCGGTCTATGTTCGCGATGTCGCCAATGTGCGGCTCGTCACCGAGCCGAACGAAGCGCGCGTGACCGAGATCCGCAAGACCGGTTCCGGCCTCGACCGCGTGCCAGCCGTCTCGCTCGCCATCGCCAAGCGGCCGGGCACCAATGCCGTTGTCATCGCCGACGCGATCACCGAGCGCCTCGAGCAGGTGCGCGGCCAGATCTTCCCCGAAGATGTCGAGATGACGATCACGCGGAACTATGGCGAGAGCGCCAACGAAAAGGCGAATGAACTTCTGTTCCATCTCGGCCTCGCCACGATCTCGATCGTCGTGCTGGTCGCCATCGCGATCGGCTGGCGCGAGGCGATCGTCGTCGCCATCGTCATTCCCACAACCATCCTGCTGACGCTCTTCGCCTCGCGCATCATGGGCTACACGCTCAATCGCGTCAGCCTGTTCGCGCTTATCTTCTCCATCGGCATCCTGGTTGACGATGCGATCGTGGTGATCGAGAACATCGCTCGGCACTGGGCGATGAAGGACGGGCGGCCGCGGGCGCAAGCGGCGATCGAGGCGGTCGCCGAAGTCGGCAATCCGACCATCGTCGCAACGCTCACCGTCATCGCCGCGCTGCTGCCGATGCTGTTCGTGTCGGGGATGATGGGCCCCTATATGAGCCCGATCCCGGCCAATGCCTCGGCCGCCATGCTCTTCTCCTTCTTCGTCGCCGTGATCCTGACGCCGTGGCTGATGATGCGCTTCGGTCGCAAAGGAAATGACGGTGGTCATGCCCATGGCCACGACGCGGGGCAGGGCGGCTGGCTTGGGCGAGCCTATGCGGCGGTCGCGCGGCCGGTGCTGAAGACGCGCGCCCGGTCCTGGACGTTCCTGCTCATCGTCGGCGCGGCGACCATCGCCTCGCTGGGGCTGATCTACACGCAGCATGTCACGGTCAAGCTGCTGCCCTTCGACAACAAGACAGAGCTGCAGATCGTCGTCGACCTGCCGCCGGGGTCTTCCGTCGAGGCGACGGACAGGACGCTGCAGCAGATCGTCGACCGGCTCGGTGCCGTTCCGGAAGTCGTGTCGTTCCAGAGCTATGCGGGTACCAACTCGCCGTTCAACTTCAACGGCCTCGTGCGCCAATACTACATGCGATCGTCGCCGAACCAGGGCGATGTCGTGGTCAACCTGACGCCAAAGGGGGACCGCGTCCGCGCCAGCCATGCCATCGCGGTCGATCTGCGCGAGAAGTTGAAGGGCCTCGATCTTCCCGCCGGGACGGCGATCAAGGTGGTCGAGCCACCCCCGGGTCCGCCCGTGCTGGGGACACTGCTGGCCGAGATCTACGGCCCGGACCCCGACACGCGCCGCGCGGTCGCGACCAAGGTGCGCGAGATCTTCGCGAGCATTCCTTTCATCGTTGATGTCGACGACAGCTTCCACACGCAGCCGACCCGCCTGCGCATGGCGATCGATCAGGACAATCTCGAATATTATAAGGTCGAGCAGAGCGATGCCTATGACGCCATCAATGCGCTCTATGGCGGGACGACGGTCGGCTATTCGCATCGCGGCGGCGGGCGCCAGCCGATTCCGATCCGCCTCGCGCTATCCAAAAGCGACGGCGTGGTGGATGAGCGCGGCCTTGCCGTTCCGGTGCCGGCCGATGCGTTGCCCGGTGGGCGTGGCGTCGTGGAGCTGGGCGACATCGTCAAGGTGACGAGGGAGCCGGCTTCGTTCCCGATCTTCCGTCACAATGGCCGCGCGGCCGAGATGGTCACGGCGGAGCTTGCCGGAGCCTTCGAGGCGCCCGTCTATGGCATGATCGCGGTCTCGGATGCGATCGACAAAGCCGATTGGGGCAATCTGCCGAAGCCTGTGATTGCGTTGCATGGCCAACCGGACGATGAATCGCATCCGACGCTTCTGTGGGACGGCGAGTGGGAAGTGACCTGGGTGACGTTCCGCGACATGGGGGCCGCTTTCGGCGTCGCCATTCTCGGCATCTACATCCTCGTCGTCGCCCAGTTCGGCTCGTTCCGCCTGCCGCTGGTCGTGCTGACGCCGATCCCGCTGACCTTCATCGGCATCATGATCGGCCACTGGATCTTTGGAGCGCCGTTCTCGGCCACCTCGATGATCGGTTTCATCGCGCTGGCCGGTATCATCGTGCGCAATTCGATCCTGCTGATCGACTTCATCCGCCATGCGCAGACGCCGGACCGGCCGCGGATTGACGTGCTGATCGAGGCTGGATCGATCCGCTTCAAGCCGATCCTGCTGACGGCGCTCGCGGCGATGATCGGCGCGGCGGTGATCCTGACCGATCCGATCTTCCAGGGCCTCGCGATCTCGCTGCTGTTCGGCCTCGCCTCGTCGACGGCCCTCACCGTGCTGGTGATCCCGGCCATCTATGTGGCCCTGCGCGGACCGGGCGTGCCGAAACGCAAGACGGAGGTTTGA
- a CDS encoding porin: protein MKPPILALLVFAAVAGPAQAAGTFDASGAWVTKPDPGTLTGDVPTEAEPIDNKICEAFGPGFTAVAGGTTCIKIGGYVKFGTSFGSSKGGQWHEPPPK from the coding sequence ATGAAGCCGCCGATCCTTGCCCTTTTGGTCTTCGCAGCCGTCGCCGGTCCGGCGCAGGCTGCCGGGACATTTGATGCGTCCGGCGCCTGGGTCACGAAGCCCGATCCCGGAACGCTGACGGGTGACGTCCCAACCGAGGCCGAGCCGATCGACAACAAGATCTGTGAGGCCTTCGGGCCAGGGTTCACGGCCGTTGCCGGCGGGACGACCTGCATCAAGATCGGCGGCTATGTGAAGTTCGGTACGTCGTTTGGCTCGTCGAAGGGCGGCCAGTGGCACGAACCGCCACCAAAGTAG
- a CDS encoding BrnA antitoxin family protein, which translates to MAIRSKDPFKAAEAVFAKKREPDPKPATPPAGREQVTLRIDRDVLEHFQSEGPGWQDRINEALRRVVESA; encoded by the coding sequence ATGGCGATACGATCCAAGGACCCTTTCAAGGCGGCCGAAGCCGTCTTTGCCAAGAAGCGCGAACCCGATCCGAAGCCCGCCACGCCGCCGGCCGGCCGCGAGCAGGTCACGCTCCGCATCGACCGCGACGTGCTGGAACACTTCCAGTCCGAAGGTCCCGGCTGGCAGGACCGCATCAACGAGGCGCTGCGGCGCGTCGTCGAGAGCGCCTGA
- a CDS encoding class I SAM-dependent methyltransferase, whose product MRPDQQEVDGSSAGELFQQGWQVYRKMVDNNYLFHREAYATLHRALAGGFDGPFRFLDIACGDATASVGALRGTRIAEYHGIDLSRPALELAARALDALDCRHSLEQGDFAEALARRSAPVDVAWVGLSLHHLQASGKLQAMRDIRRFLGSGGIFLAYENAGPDGESRDEWLRRWDRQEPGWSAFTRDELVQVHDHVHGCDYPETDSTWRSLGEDAGFDSTSELYRSPSDLFRLYRFK is encoded by the coding sequence ATGCGCCCGGACCAGCAGGAAGTGGACGGATCGTCGGCGGGTGAACTGTTCCAGCAGGGCTGGCAGGTCTACCGGAAGATGGTCGACAACAATTACCTCTTTCATCGCGAGGCCTATGCGACGCTGCATCGGGCCCTCGCCGGCGGCTTCGACGGACCGTTCCGTTTTCTCGATATCGCCTGTGGCGACGCGACGGCATCCGTCGGCGCTCTCCGTGGTACGCGTATCGCCGAGTATCATGGCATCGACCTGTCGCGGCCGGCACTGGAACTCGCCGCACGGGCGCTCGACGCCTTAGACTGCCGGCACAGCCTGGAGCAGGGTGACTTTGCCGAGGCGCTTGCCCGCCGCAGCGCGCCGGTCGATGTGGCTTGGGTTGGATTGTCGCTCCATCATCTCCAGGCTTCGGGCAAGCTGCAAGCGATGCGCGATATACGCCGCTTCCTCGGCTCCGGCGGGATATTCCTGGCCTATGAGAATGCCGGTCCGGACGGCGAGAGCCGCGACGAATGGCTCCGGCGCTGGGATCGCCAGGAGCCCGGCTGGTCTGCTTTCACGCGTGACGAGCTTGTCCAGGTGCATGACCATGTCCACGGCTGCGACTATCCGGAGACCGATTCGACCTGGCGTTCGCTCGGCGAGGATGCCGGCTTCGACTCGACGAGCGAGCTCTACCGCTCGCCGAGCGATCTGTTCCGCCTCTACCGTTTTAAGTGA
- a CDS encoding efflux RND transporter permease subunit, with translation MAAFFIDRPIFAWVLAIVVMLAGLLGVYTLPIAQYPEIAPTTVRISASYPGASAETVENSVTKIIEQGMTGLENLTYMSGSSSASGQASIQLTFDSGVDSDIAQVQVQNKLQLVESQLPDAVVNQGITVTKSTSSILMVGALVSTDGSLASADLGDYFSSTFEDAIKRVEGVGDVNVFGSGYAMRIWLDPDKLAKFQLMPGDVSSAITVQNRQVSAGQLGDLPSPQGQQLNVTVTAQSQLQTPDEFRRIILKTSPDGSIVRLGDVARVEIGSESYTSLSRYNGLPAAGFGINLATGANAINTSAGVKAVMEQLSGSLPSTIQVVYPYDTTPFVQLSIEKVFETLIEAVVLVFLVMLLFLQNIRATLIPTIAVPVVLLGTFGVLSFFGYSINTLTMFAMVLAIGLLVDDAIVVVENVERVMAEEGLPPREATRKSMNEITGALIGIALVLSAVFLPMAFFSGSVGVIYRQFSVTIVSAMVLSVLVAIILTPALCATLLKPAAHGERKGFFGWFNRNFERATGRYERGVHGVIRRPLRFLALFLIMVCGVYALFTTLPSSFLPEEDQGVLMASITLPAGATQARTLEVVKQVEAHFANEEKDSVDSVFAALGFGFNGNGQNSAMAFIKLKDFDERKGAGRGAQAIAGRAMAAFAKIRDAQVFAMMPPVIPNLGQSNGFEMYLQDTGGAGQEKLKAARDQLLAAAAQDGKLSAVRQGGQADQPEFKVGIDQEKAKTLGVDLSDINTTLSIAFAGSYVNDFLDRGKIKPVWLQADGAFRASPASLNSWYARNASGEMVPFSSFSSSSWTQGSPKLDRYNGISAVSIQGSAAAGVSSGTAMDEMLTLVAKLPSGFTAAWTGLSYQEQLSGNQALALYAISILVVFLCLAALYESWSIPFSVLLAVPIGVLGALVAAKLFGQSNDVYFKVGLLTTIGLSAKNAILIVEFARDQQAAGKELVEATLLAARQRLRPILMTSFAFILGVLPLAIATGAGSGAQNAVGIGVMGGMLAATAIGIFFVPMFYVVVRRLSERLSKGSSAVAAPTAEPHLKR, from the coding sequence ATGGCCGCCTTTTTCATCGACCGTCCGATCTTCGCCTGGGTCCTTGCCATCGTCGTCATGCTGGCAGGCCTGCTCGGCGTCTATACGCTGCCGATCGCGCAATATCCGGAAATTGCGCCGACCACCGTCCGGATCTCAGCCTCCTATCCCGGTGCCAGCGCCGAGACGGTCGAGAACTCGGTGACCAAGATCATCGAGCAGGGCATGACGGGACTCGAGAACCTCACTTACATGTCGGGGTCGAGTTCGGCGAGCGGTCAGGCATCGATCCAGCTCACTTTCGACAGCGGGGTCGATTCCGACATTGCCCAGGTGCAGGTGCAGAACAAGCTGCAGTTGGTCGAATCGCAATTGCCGGACGCGGTGGTGAATCAGGGTATCACCGTCACCAAGTCGACATCGAGCATCCTGATGGTCGGCGCCCTCGTCTCGACCGATGGTAGCCTCGCCTCGGCCGACCTTGGCGATTATTTCAGCTCCACCTTCGAGGACGCCATCAAGCGGGTCGAAGGGGTCGGGGACGTCAACGTATTCGGATCCGGCTATGCCATGCGGATCTGGCTCGATCCCGACAAGCTTGCCAAATTCCAGCTCATGCCGGGAGACGTCTCGAGCGCGATCACCGTTCAGAACCGTCAGGTTTCCGCCGGTCAACTCGGCGATCTGCCAAGCCCGCAAGGACAGCAGCTCAATGTCACCGTCACCGCGCAGAGCCAGCTCCAGACGCCCGACGAGTTCCGCCGCATCATCCTGAAGACATCGCCGGACGGCTCGATCGTTCGGCTCGGCGATGTCGCGCGCGTCGAGATCGGGTCGGAGAGCTACACCTCCCTGTCGCGCTATAACGGCCTGCCTGCCGCTGGCTTCGGCATCAATCTCGCGACCGGCGCCAATGCAATCAACACGTCGGCCGGCGTCAAGGCGGTGATGGAGCAGCTCAGCGGCAGCCTGCCGTCCACGATCCAGGTCGTCTATCCCTATGACACCACCCCCTTCGTCCAACTCTCGATCGAGAAGGTCTTCGAGACGCTGATCGAGGCCGTCGTGCTCGTCTTCCTGGTGATGTTGCTGTTCCTCCAGAACATCCGGGCGACGCTGATCCCGACCATCGCAGTACCCGTCGTCCTGCTCGGAACCTTCGGCGTCCTCTCCTTCTTCGGCTATTCGATCAACACGCTGACCATGTTCGCCATGGTGCTGGCGATTGGTCTCCTCGTCGACGACGCGATCGTCGTCGTCGAGAATGTCGAGCGCGTCATGGCCGAGGAAGGGCTGCCGCCGCGCGAGGCGACCCGCAAATCCATGAACGAGATCACCGGCGCGCTCATCGGCATCGCCCTGGTGCTCTCCGCCGTATTCCTGCCGATGGCGTTCTTCTCAGGCTCCGTGGGCGTCATCTACCGGCAGTTTTCGGTCACCATCGTCTCGGCGATGGTGCTTTCGGTCCTCGTCGCCATCATTCTGACCCCGGCGCTCTGCGCCACCTTGCTGAAACCGGCAGCCCATGGCGAGCGCAAGGGCTTCTTCGGCTGGTTCAATCGCAATTTCGAGCGCGCCACCGGCCGCTATGAGCGCGGCGTACACGGCGTCATCCGCCGGCCACTCCGATTCCTGGCTCTCTTCCTGATCATGGTCTGCGGCGTCTACGCGCTGTTCACGACACTTCCCAGCTCCTTCCTTCCCGAGGAGGATCAGGGCGTCCTGATGGCCTCGATCACGCTGCCTGCCGGAGCCACGCAGGCGCGCACGCTCGAAGTGGTCAAGCAGGTCGAGGCGCACTTCGCCAACGAAGAAAAGGATAGTGTCGACAGCGTCTTCGCGGCACTCGGCTTCGGCTTCAACGGCAATGGTCAGAATTCGGCCATGGCCTTCATCAAGCTGAAGGATTTCGACGAGCGCAAGGGCGCGGGCCGGGGGGCCCAGGCGATCGCCGGCCGGGCCATGGCGGCTTTCGCGAAGATCCGTGACGCACAGGTCTTCGCCATGATGCCGCCGGTGATTCCCAATCTCGGCCAGTCGAACGGCTTCGAAATGTACCTGCAGGACACCGGTGGCGCCGGGCAGGAGAAGCTCAAGGCGGCGCGGGACCAGCTGCTGGCGGCGGCGGCGCAGGACGGCAAGCTCTCGGCTGTGCGCCAGGGCGGACAGGCGGACCAGCCCGAGTTCAAAGTCGGCATCGATCAGGAAAAAGCCAAGACCCTCGGCGTCGACCTGTCCGACATCAACACGACGTTATCGATCGCCTTCGCCGGATCTTACGTCAACGACTTCCTCGATCGCGGCAAGATCAAGCCCGTCTGGCTCCAGGCCGACGGCGCCTTCCGCGCCTCGCCGGCGAGCCTCAATTCCTGGTATGCGCGCAACGCTTCCGGCGAGATGGTGCCGTTTTCGAGCTTCTCCTCGTCCAGCTGGACGCAGGGCTCGCCGAAGCTCGATCGCTATAACGGCATTTCCGCCGTCAGCATCCAGGGATCGGCCGCTGCGGGTGTGAGCTCCGGTACGGCGATGGACGAGATGCTGACGCTCGTCGCCAAGCTGCCATCCGGTTTCACCGCCGCCTGGACCGGCCTGTCCTATCAGGAACAACTCTCGGGGAATCAGGCGCTGGCGCTCTACGCGATCTCGATCCTCGTCGTTTTCCTCTGTCTGGCAGCGCTCTATGAGAGCTGGTCGATCCCGTTCTCGGTTCTGCTGGCGGTGCCGATCGGCGTTCTGGGAGCGCTGGTCGCGGCGAAGCTGTTCGGCCAATCGAACGACGTCTACTTCAAGGTCGGTCTGCTGACGACGATCGGGCTCTCAGCCAAGAACGCGATCCTGATCGTCGAATTCGCCCGCGACCAGCAGGCGGCCGGCAAGGAGTTGGTCGAGGCGACGCTGCTGGCGGCGCGCCAGCGCCTCCGGCCGATCCTGATGACGTCGTTCGCCTTCATCCTAGGCGTGCTGCCGCTGGCGATCGCAACGGGCGCCGGCTCCGGCGCACAGAACGCCGTCGGCATCGGCGTCATGGGCGGCATGCTGGCGGCAACGGCTATCGGCATCTTCTTCGTGCCGATGTTCTACGTGGTCGTGCGCCGGCTGTCGGAGAGGTTGAGCAAGGGGAGCAGCGCTGTTGCGGCTCCGACCGCCGAACCTCACTTAAAACGGTAG
- a CDS encoding efflux RND transporter periplasmic adaptor subunit codes for MTKRRLAFALMLGMATILAACSEQSGGGAGPNGPGGAAEVGVISMKKQAVPLTVEVAGRTSALATAEIRPQVDGIIKSRVFTEGSEVKAGDLLYEIDPGSYQAIYDAAAASLQKAEGALPSAQAKVDRYDQLVGANSVTAQNLDDAKSTLAQAKADVAAAKASVEQAEINLAHTKVTAPIDGLIGTSTVTEGALVTANQTTALATIRQIDPINVDVTDSSVNLLRIRGMMDSGRLKRSDGPPKIRLILEDGSTYDQTGTLESTEASVSQTTGTFSIRSRFANPVHQLLPGMYVRAVIAIGTDENAYLVPQRAVDRNAKGAATAMFVGADNKVETRVLETVQAVGNAWLVTDGIKDGDRLIVDGLQKIREGAAVTAVEVTLDENGLVASAAGGDAPAPTADSAKN; via the coding sequence ATGACCAAGAGACGCCTCGCCTTCGCCCTGATGCTCGGGATGGCTACGATACTCGCCGCATGCTCGGAACAATCCGGCGGCGGAGCCGGTCCCAATGGGCCGGGAGGTGCCGCTGAAGTGGGCGTCATCAGCATGAAGAAGCAGGCGGTGCCGCTCACGGTGGAAGTTGCCGGCAGGACGAGCGCGCTCGCCACGGCCGAGATCCGTCCGCAGGTGGACGGCATCATCAAGAGCCGCGTCTTCACCGAAGGATCCGAGGTGAAAGCCGGCGATCTGCTCTACGAGATCGATCCGGGCAGCTACCAGGCGATCTATGACGCGGCTGCCGCCTCGCTCCAGAAAGCGGAAGGCGCATTGCCGAGCGCGCAGGCCAAAGTCGACCGCTACGATCAGCTTGTCGGCGCGAACTCCGTCACGGCGCAAAATCTCGACGATGCCAAGTCGACGCTCGCACAGGCGAAAGCGGATGTAGCCGCTGCCAAGGCCAGTGTCGAACAGGCCGAGATCAACCTCGCCCATACCAAGGTGACGGCGCCGATCGACGGGCTGATCGGCACCTCGACGGTCACGGAAGGCGCGCTGGTCACCGCCAACCAGACGACGGCGCTGGCAACCATTCGCCAGATCGATCCGATCAATGTCGATGTGACCGATTCAAGCGTCAATCTGCTGCGCATCCGCGGCATGATGGACAGCGGCCGACTGAAGCGCTCCGACGGTCCGCCGAAGATCCGGCTGATCCTTGAGGATGGCAGCACCTATGACCAGACCGGCACGCTCGAATCCACCGAGGCTTCGGTAAGCCAGACCACCGGCACCTTCTCGATCCGCTCCCGCTTCGCCAATCCCGTGCATCAGCTGCTCCCGGGCATGTATGTCCGCGCCGTCATCGCAATCGGTACCGACGAGAACGCCTATCTGGTGCCGCAGCGGGCTGTGGATCGGAACGCCAAGGGCGCGGCGACGGCGATGTTCGTCGGTGCCGACAACAAGGTGGAGACCCGCGTGCTGGAGACGGTCCAGGCGGTCGGCAATGCCTGGCTGGTCACCGACGGCATAAAGGATGGCGACCGGCTGATTGTCGACGGCTTGCAGAAGATACGCGAAGGCGCCGCCGTCACGGCCGTGGAGGTGACGCTCGACGAGAATGGCCTGGTGGCATCAGCGGCAGGCGGCGATGCGCCCGCTCCGACCGCCGACAGCGCCAAGAACTGA